The nucleotide sequence TGATAACCACTGTGTTGTTTAATATAaagtatatcacacacacacacacacacacactactactactactactactactagagGTGGGTTATTTGACCAAAATCTTATTTCATGGTATTAGAAATTTAATTCCACTATTATAACAATTTATCTTGATAtagctatttttaattaattttaattgtaatagctttttttattattaaaaataagaacaaataaacaaattacaatcACAACAGAACAAAAATACAAGTTGAACTTGTTTTTCAGCTACAGTATGTTTATTTAACATCTAGTAAGTAATGTACCACAGAAAGGAAACAGATCTGCTCATGCGCAAGCAACTAGACGGCATTTTTCTGTCACATACCATGACTGTCCATTATGATatgtaggcatttttatattaatgtagcatatacaataataatcttttaaattgtaatcctttaatttttaatatttgacgTTTGTCTGCACGTCGTCCCTGTGTGTGTAATGCATTGCGGACCTGCCTATAGGCACATATTACTAACAAGCTCTTTAAACAACAAAAGAAACTGCTGTGCACTTGACTTAAGGCCAGGTTTTAGTTGGTCACTGGCACAATCTATTTCAGTTGCTTTAAAATAGTAACGCcccagcaatgcacctgaacacacttCATTTTCAGACCAGCACGCCCAGGGCACACAattgggcgcaaatgcatttgctatttaaacaacatgGCAAAGGAAGAGAAAATGATAACTGCatcgggctgaaactagcaaaaaacaCTTAATGACGCCACATTAAGCTGGGTGTTTGATATGGACCCAAGTCTGGTTCTGGATCCATCCGAAATGAGGACGCAGCAAtgaattgtgtttgttttattgtttaaattttatttgaatgttcgcCGGTTCCCACCAACTTTGTCCTTAGTCCACAACGACTATGAAGGTTTTTATAGCGTTACATATAGTAAaaaccataatattgtgaaacattaatttttaaaataactgttatattTGAATTGTTTTAGACCGCTATATATTTGtgtgatgtaaagctgatttTTTTGCATAATCATTGATCAGATTACCAGTTCGTATGAGACAGAAGCGGTCACAAGTCTGAAGCTGGTGAAGGGTCATGCCTACTCCGTCACGGGCGCAGAAGAGGTCAGAAACTGGCACTGAAATGTGGATTTGATAGGAAAACACAAAGGAGCCCTAATGGCTGTCATCTTTCTTACAGGTTCATTCCAACGGCCGTCTGGTTCAGCTGGTGCGTATCAGAAACCCGTGGGGTCAGGTGGAGTGGACGGGCCCTTGGAGTGACaagtgagtttccataaacagaTCTTACTCCTTTAACATCAGTCCTGTCAAATATTTCCAATGTCTTCTTCAGTTCCAAAGAGTGGAACAGTGTCCAACCAGAAGATAAAGCTAAACTGGATTATTCGGGTGAAGATGGAGAGTTCTGGTAAGAGAATTTGAGCTTTTAACCCTCAACAACGTAACAAATATGTTGTCGAATACTGACAAATCTCCCTTGTCCTGTCAGGATGGCATATTCAGACTTCATACAGCAGTTCTCGAAGTTGGAGATCTGTAATCTGACTCCAGACACTCTTTCCAGCGAAGACGCGAGCCGCTGGAACTACAGCCAGTTTGAAGGCAACTGGAGGGTGGGATCCACCGCAGGGGGTTGCAGGAACAACCCAGGTAAATTGGGTTGCAACTGCAATGTGTTTGAAACTAAGGTTGtttaggcgttttttttttttgatccaccGTTTGGTTCTTCCTCTCCAGCTACATTCTGCTCAAACCCTCAGTTTTTGATCAAGCTggatgaagaagatgatgatCCTCATGATGGAGAGGACGGCTGCACGGTCCTAGTGGGTCTGATGCAGAAAGATGGTCGTAAAGACAAACGGTTTGGACGAGACCTGAACACCATTGGCTTCGCAATCTATAGGGTAACTATTAATATAGCAGACAACATTACTATAAACACCACAACCAGCAGAACCACCTAATCACATAATATTATTTTCTAGAGGTGCCCCCCCCCCATTCATTTACTCCAATTTCTTTAAAGACAATAAAGAGTCCTTAACTAAACCAACCTGCTCCAAAGTGAATCAAACATTTCAAACTTTCATTTAAAGCTGTTCATGGGTAGAGTAGTTCTTCACCTGGAGTTTGGAAAGATTTTTTCCcttgaataaagttaaaatatcaATGAATTGCCTCtcttcaaatgttaaaataatgttttacttcCAGAACGCAACTGTTGCCCTTTATTCAACACACTTTTCCAGTGACATAACCATCGACGTTACctctaaataatataatatttgtgtgGTGAATTGTATGAATGTGAACACTGAATTGTACAATATTCTTTGGTGTTTTTCAGGTTCCAGATGAGGTGTGTATGAGCTCAACATGTTTTGCACATAAGAGTAACTGAACACCACAAACGTAACCAGTTGTTCTTCAACTTTTATGATAGGCTACTATGGAGACTCTAAAGAGACATGGTGGTtaaagaaaaaaggaagaaaaactaTATTTCAGTGCTTTTTGCGTTCCCCTAAGAAGCTTTGCATTCATTTGCAAAACTTTTGTGCTGGAAATAATATGAGATGGGATTATAATGAAACGTTTTTCAAGGAACGCAATCCTTCTGTAAGAGAACTTGTGCGTGCACACAATTGTTTTGCAAGAAAATGCTAAGAAATTTGGCGTGTGAACACTAACGCATTCAAATTTAATCTTTCCTCCTATTTTTTTCTATCATGTCGCTTTGGGGCGCCACATAATACATAGAAAATTTTCAtgcatctgtgtttgtgttgcagtTCAGGGGTCGCAATAACATTACACTCGGTCCTGATGTCCTGCTGCGTCAGCGCTCCATTGCAGGAAGCAACACCTTCATCAACCTGCGAGAGGTGAGCGAGCGCTTCAAACTGCCTCCGGGTGAATACGTCATCATCCCCTCCACCTTTGAGCCACATCGCAAGGGTAGCTTCATACTGCGTGTGTTCACAGAGAAAGAGGCTCCTGCCAGGTTCGTCCCGAGTGATTTTAGTTTATTTCAACATTTGTATGGTTGCTATCTGTTTGTCTGAACAATAAATCATGACTGTACACTGAACATTCTTGTATTTGCACCCAAATGCATGATGGATGTTTCTGACTCTGGTCCCTGCAGCCAGATGGATACGGAGATCAGTGCCGATGTGAAAAAGGTGAATTTTTCGTTTACACACATAGTGTGTACTATTTTGCTTTATAAGAAAAACGTTTCTGTAAATTCAGATGTACCCCATATAGAATCAATATTACTTTTCTTTAatgaatttcaatattttatctttttccCAGCAATACATATCCGAGAGTGATGTGGACCCACATTTCAAACACCTTTTCAATCAGATGGCTGGAAATGTAAGTCGCATGGCTGgtcattttttaattttgggtTGATATCATTTTTTACCTAGTATACATGATCTTGTCTTCAATCTGCAGGACTCAGAGGTGTCTGTGTTTGAACTACAGCAGATCCTTGACAGTGTTACCTCGAAACGTAgggaaaaaaaaacttcctcggttttattcacatttctttaaatataggctatataattGAATGGTTAAACATTCTGTACTggtcattttctaaatgttttgtgGTATATCACACAGGCACTGATGTGAAGATGGATGGATTTAGCATGGAAACCTGTCGCCACATTATCAGCCTGCTAGATGTATCCTTACCTCACTGGATCACATGAATGAACACTACATGGATTAATGCAgagatttttctttttgtcagccaaaccccttaaatattaacttaaagcCCCCCAGGGAGTTTAagttaatatttgtaataatttcacTGTACAAAAACAGCAACCAAATTACACACAGTTACCCTCCTATAACCCTTGACCTTGGTCCAGAAAGATGGCAGCGGCAAACTCGGCCTCGTGGAGTTTCATATACTGTGGATAAAGATCCAGAAAtatttggtataatatatattttggtgTAAATCAAAGATGAACATCTGTAATATCAGCTGATAATCAATATGGTACAATCTATTGTGCATTCCTACCATAGAGCAACAACTTTGTGGGCACTAAAGTTCTTCAAATTCTTCATTGTATTTAGTGATgttaaatagttaatgtttatctTCTGTCATTCCACTCCAGGAGGTTTTTAAGAAGCATGATACAGACAACTCGGGCACTATGAGTTCCCATGAGATGAGAGATGCTGTCAAAGAAGCAGGTAATGAAGACAATATAGTCATTCATTTCTTCAAAAAGTGGTCATAATCAGTGCATTAATGGTTGTATTTGCTTTTTCACAGGGTTCCAGCTGAACAATGAGGTACTTGAGGTGATAATCTCACGTTACGCCAATCAGCAGTACGCCGTTGACTTTGATTCTTTTGTTGGCTGTCTGATTCACCTGGAAATGCTCTTCAGTAAGTTTTCCGGAAGATTATCCAGTTTAATGTTTTCAATTACTGGAAATAAATGGCTCCGAATaggaattataaaaatgtgttaatgctGATTTACTGTAACATGTTCATTTGTTCTCTATGCAGAAATATTTAAAACGTTCGATAAGAAGGACACTGGGAAAATCGAGCTGGATATCCTGCAGGTGACTCACAAGTGTGAACGTGGATTATGATTTATGTATGTTCTCATtttagtgttttcatttacaaatgtgtgtgtgtgtgttttgcagtggTTGTGCTTGGCCCTGAATTGAAAATCCACTTAGCCTACCTTGCACCAGACCTGCACTAGAAGTCCATTCATTTCCTGCTATTAAAATGAAGATGGTGCATTAGACCTGGAATACCAATAAGTAAAATCAGCCAAAGACGGGCAAATAACGTTGGTATTGCTTACAGAATGCAATTTGTTTATGGTGCTCATCAGCTGAAAATAAAACCATTCACAGATACCTCATGACTGTTTTTTAACTGATTCATGCTCATTAGAATAATAAAGAACTATAAAGTGtgtttattattacaataaaataataataatgataacaataaccaACATAGTAGGCCTAGACTACAAGTGTGCAAACCTCCAGCAGcgtaaaagaaacattaaaaaattttacataaataatgGCCACTGAATATAGGGAATACTAACCGAATTTACACGGTCTTCCAGCCAGTATGGATCTTAGTAGGCTACACAAGGAAGGACAGGATTTGACACAACCTGTTTTTTAAGGTTTGCGTCATTTTACGTCTTGAGTtggagatgcgttttctcttgtttagtGGTGTCAAACATGTCAGCCCGATCAGAAGCAACATATAAATCACACGATATTAAAGAGACAGCTCGCACAGTGTAATtcacatcaaaataaattcaaaataaagtatATTGTTTGCACATATACATTAAAGGCAAGATGACTAAACTAATAAAAGAGTACAAGTATAGAACTGGAATTTCTTTATGTCTGTCTAAATATCATTTAGTAATTGCAATGTCTTCTGATCCTTTCCCAAGGAAGGTGTGCTAAATactgattaatgtaaaataaaaatactatgcatatttatatattttgtattatggaGTGACACTTTCATTCTATACCCCTCTGAATATATAGCTAATGGTAAATATTACTCAGCAGTGATCAGCAATAGTCATAGGCTATAGCCTTTATTATAAAGTATAGTCTTGGAGGTAAGAAGAGGACTTTCCTTCATCTGAAATGTTCCGTTGAAAAAACGTTTTGCATCAGTTTGTCGAGACTGAACGCAGCCCTGATAAATACGTTTGAGGATTGAGATGACCATAGAATCATTTTCAGCTGTTAACCGCAATCATGATCACGTCTGTAAAGTGtttagaattttaaaaaaagCGATGCGCGGTTCGCTAATGAATCACTCATTTGCGTCGGTTCTTTTCAATTAACAGTTGTTAAACCGATTAGCACAGTGGTTTGCTATAGGTCACTTTGATGCTCTGGTGACGTCACCGTATGGGAACACCCCTTGGTGTGACTAATGTCTAAAGCCCTGTACCATCCCGCCTATTTTAGTGGCCAAATGGCGCTTGGCACTGACCTACGCATGCGTTCACATAGTATACCTGAGTGCTGTGTGCTATTTTGCTCAGATTTAATTTCCTTCAGGAAAGTGAGTTTTCTGTGCCATAGGAAAGCAAATCAGCAGAATTGCTTTTAACAAACAATGTTTTGCCAACCATGGCTTCGGACTCAGAGGATGTTCTGGCCGAGACATGCATTTCTTTCCCTCCAAACGGACAGGAGAAATGCACCTTCCCTTCCTACAGtcagctgttggatgtggttacCGGCACGTTGGATAAACTGGCTCTGGATTGGGAAGTGGATGCGGCCCAAAAAGGCCAATCCCTATCTAAACTTCACAACCGTTTTTTTAACTAATCGTGTACCTGCCCAGCCCCGTAAGCCACTGCCCTTCTTCCCAGACCTCCACCAAtgggtttcgaggtcctggaagcagTCTTAATCAGCAAGCATCACAAACGTCGCAGGTTTTCCCTACATTGCTGACATGGCGGACCTCGGTTTTACAACGAGGCCGCCAGTGGACAACACTCTagcccagtggttctcaaccttttttttttcagcgggCCGCACTATGATCCAGTGCAAGTCTCGCGGGCCACaagcatataatttacatattacatcACCAATACAAActaacctgatttataatattatatcttaaatattatgatatctaatctattacattcatttaaataaataaataattctactctCCATAAATAAAGCACCTGATGTTGTCGGGAGATAACCAATTCTTGTGAGATTCAGCTCGAAAGGAGTAACAGCACAAAGAAGTTGCAAttgtaaagcctgtgttatactttccacaTGAGCAATCCGGACGGGTACACGGCCAGCACGGACGTAgacttcaatttatacttctgaatgcgcaggctgatggttcgctctgcaacaaacatgttaacaaacaattgcccagaattattgcacatcgctgtctttatattaatttattgatggattgcacaggttcgcgtagcaatgagcttcttcacactgcctccacatgtgcaattgtgcttttgaagcctacttaCCACGCGCACCTGTCCACTGGCCGGCATACGtggttctctccctccgagcggacaggagaaacgcgcctCCCCTTCCTCTGTGTGCTATTTATGTGGCTATCTGCGTGGTGGATAAACTACCCTTCTCAAggacctccaccaagaggtttctaggtcctggaagcagccttaATCAGCGCATATCACGAACTCCGTGGGTTTCGCCACTATTAAGTGacatggcggactgctattacacagcgatgccgtttgactacctctctagcTGAATGGATTGTGCTGAACTCCGCCGCGGCCTAAGTCTCGTCGAAGACCTATCGAGTCGTGTCTAATTTTGGCAAATTTTATTCTCTTTATGGCAGTTCTTAacgagaagcctctcgttcttAACCCCcatgctctaacattgactgtctcgcagcacaggCACTTCGAGCGTCattgaactgagctgttatttgagcgcccctcagacactgcacaattcagtcttcagagtttgaggaaCGGCATAagagactggcgaatatggccagtttatgacggctcacacagctgccgcgttctcgctagcggcgtggcccgatgtttatcttgttggattaaatcctgccgtggacacgcttcaggattatacacaatgaaacgcagcgagtttgacgcatgcgctttccttcaatgtttgccagggtctgtgccctccactagagagtgctgttggactgctaatgcacatccaaccctctcactgcagtccccacgctctaacattgactgtctcgcagcaaaggcacctcgagcatcattggattgagctatcatttgagcgccccccctcagacactctgcacaatccagccttcagagtttgagggacggcacaaaaggctggcaaagatggccagtttatgacggctcacacagctgccacgttctcgctagcggcgtggcccgatttttatcttgttggattaaatcctaacattgactgtctcagtagcgcttcgagcagcattggatcgggctgtaatgccaaatgtaaaaaaaaaaaataataatccctcagacactctgcgcaatccagctttcagaattCTAGGGGCGATTCAAGAGTCCtacacagacgacccgtttatgacggctcgcacagccgccgcttttcGTTAGCGGCAGAGCTCGATGTTCAATTcattggcctaattcctgccatGGACATGTTTCACAATGTGACActgatacaccattcagtttttaAGAGGCCCGCCTCTTTTCCACGGAATTCTTTGCACGGTGGTAAACCGATGGAAATAGCGGTGTTgcgacaggagatgtcaactctgctgagcaaaggggctatagaagacgtacacccctctcagatggaggcagggttttacagccgttattttgtaaaaaaaaaaaaaaaaaaaagacggcgGATTGTGACCCCGTACTTCTCAAAATCcatggatgcagctctggccccgttgcggctccagggcgtccgtGTTTGAACCACTTAGACGATTGGCAGAGTGGAACAACTAGGTAGCTCTGTGGTGGTCCACTCAGCAGTGGTTTGCGAAACTGTTCAGTCTGTTAGTGGGCTCTCTAGTGGGTTCTCCATGGAGATTCCCCTCAGGCAGGACTTGTCGCATGCATGGGGAATGATCTGGCACCCAAAGCTAGATCTATGGAAGCTGTGGGTGCGGCCTTTGAGCGGAATGAGTTAATATGTCCTGGTCTTTCAGTAGAGGCTACCGAGAATATAATTCATTCTAAGGCAGTTTCTATGAGATGTTTACATGCCTTCAAATGGAACCTGTTTACTACCTGGTGTAGGCTTCGTAATATGGATCCAGCTAACTGCCCTGTCGCTTCAGTACTGGAGTTTCTTCAAGACCGTTTTACAAGTCTCCCCAAGAGAGGTGGGGTTAGGAGATCTAATCTTTTGTCCTGTGAGAGCGCTGAGGGTCTATGTTGATCACACAGCCCCATGACATGAGTCCGACCAGCTGTTCATCTGTTCTGCATAAAATAAAGGCCATGCTATCAAAGCAATGCATGTCCTATTGGCTGGTGGAGGCTATATC is from Carassius gibelio isolate Cgi1373 ecotype wild population from Czech Republic chromosome B22, carGib1.2-hapl.c, whole genome shotgun sequence and encodes:
- the LOC127988415 gene encoding calpain-2 catalytic subunit-like, translated to MSNIAKVLSRRQDRGEGLGTNEKAIPYNKQDYQTLKQECLAKKSLFCDQTFPAESDSLGYNELGRYSFKTKGVQWKRPKELCSNPEFIVDGANRTDICQGALGDCWLLAAIASLTLDNAILERVVPPGQSFIEDYAGIFHFQFWQYGEWVDVVIDDRLPTRDGKLLFVHSAEGSEFWSALLEKAYAKLNGSYEALSGGSTTEGFEDFTGGISENHELSKAPPYLFKLMQKALTLGSLLGCSIDITSSYETEAVTSLKLVKGHAYSVTGAEEVHSNGRLVQLVRIRNPWGQVEWTGPWSDNSKEWNSVQPEDKAKLDYSGEDGEFWMAYSDFIQQFSKLEICNLTPDTLSSEDASRWNYSQFEGNWRVGSTAGGCRNNPATFCSNPQFLIKLDEEDDDPHDGEDGCTVLVGLMQKDGRKDKRFGRDLNTIGFAIYRVPDEFRGRNNITLGPDVLLRQRSIAGSNTFINLREVSERFKLPPGEYVIIPSTFEPHRKGSFILRVFTEKEAPASQMDTEISADVKKQYISESDVDPHFKHLFNQMAGNDSEVSVFELQQILDSVTSKRTDVKMDGFSMETCRHIISLLDKDGSGKLGLVEFHILWIKIQKYLEVFKKHDTDNSGTMSSHEMRDAVKEAGFQLNNEVLEVIISRYANQQYAVDFDSFVGCLIHLEMLFKIFKTFDKKDTGKIELDILQWLCLALN